DNA sequence from the Nicotiana tomentosiformis chromosome 3, ASM39032v3, whole genome shotgun sequence genome:
ACAGATCGGTGTTATGATCATGGTTCATGGGGATGACAAAGGCCTGGTCTTACCTCCTAAAGTAGCATCAACTCAAGTAATTGTTATTCCTGTGCCATACAAGGATGCAAATACTCAAGGGATCTTTGATGCCTGTGCTGCTACCGTTGAGAAGTTGAATGAATCAGGTATTCGTGCTGAGGCAGACTTCAGAGATAACTATTCACCTGGCTGGAAATATTCTCATTGGGAAATGAAGGGGGTTCCTCTTAGGATTGAAATAGGACCAAAAGACCTTGCAAATAACCAGGTAAAAATTCAACTTCTTGACTTTCTTGCTAGTAGTCAGTTGTTTATGAAAGTTAAAAAGGAACGAGTACTATTTGTCCTATGGGTCTAAACTGTTTGTGTGGAAGCCAAAATACACTTATATGTTTAACTATGTTGTTTGATTCAAAGTATTGATATAACTCCTAGGTACGAGCTGTTCGACGTGACAACGGAGCCAAAACAGATATTCCCATGGATAATCTTGTCGAACAACTAAAAGATCTGCTCGCCACTATCCAACAAAATCTATTTGATGTTGCGAAACAAAAGAGAGATGCCTGCGTTCAGATTGTAAGAACTTGGGATGAATTTACGGTAGCACTGGGCCAAAAGAAATTGGTCTTGGCTCCTTGGTGTGATGAGGAGGTATGTATCCTTTCTAACCTCTTAGTGGTTGTATATGAGTTGAATCTTTTATTCCATTCGTGGGCTGGAAAACTGAAATCTCGCAGTTTACATCTCTGCATCTGGCGAGTCAGCTGATGTGAAATGCTGCAGATTGTGATTTATCAGGATGTTTATTGGTTGTCATCATGACTCGTCGGTGAATCAATTTCTAGGGAGTCAACTGATCTAGTCTAGGAACGTGATACATGACTATTAGAACTAGCTTTTCCTTGAATGTTTTTCATGTATAATGCACGATATTTTATAAGCTGTCACATATTCTTATCTTTAGGTAAGTGACACACCCTTCAAATTCTTGTTTTAGGTGAAGTGAACACCCATTAAATTCTGATGAACTGGGGTTAATCAATGAAAAAATTAATCACTGTCAAAATTAATGAAATTCCGACCTCTAATGTTTGCTTTGTCCTTTTGACAAATCACACTGTCACTTGCTGACATATGGAAAGATAATGTCCTCTGTTTATTAATTGTTTGTACCTTGAAGTTTGAGAACTCTAATTGGCTACCCCAAAAAATTTGCATCCTCTTTTTTAGTCAGTAGCGTTCTTTATTGTTAGGTATTCTCTCTGCAATAATAATATGAATTTGCACATTCTATAAATAATCCCTGACGCACATTCTTATGTGTGGTTTATGGTGATGCATTCAATTGCCAGTTTTGGTTTGATTTCATGTATTTATTAGTTTCACATAATTGCTTTCTGGTAGGATGTCGAGAAAGATGTCAAGGCACGCACTAAAGGGGAGATGGGTGCAGCAAAGACTCTTTGCTCTCCATTTGACCAGCCTGAGCTGCCTGAAGGTACTATTTAGTTGCAGATTGTTTAAGAGTAATACATCAAAAACAATGAAGAAAAAATTAATCTTACAAATGTAGTGCAGCATTGTCAGTGTTTATTGTTGTTTCTGCTATTGCAAGGGCTTGGTGTTATTGTCATCATCTAGGGGTGGCTAACGGTCGGGTCGGGTATGAGCGGGTAAAAACGGGTGATTTGAATAATGGATAAATTACTGGCCCggcccgacccatatttaatacggataaaagcCGAGTTACCCGgcagataatatggatatccatattatccatggcttcttgaatatgatgaTCAcatttgggagaattcctagtctcccaaacttgagtaACCCTTAAATTGAGGCTTTattaatataaaagttaaactcattagttatccatttggttatccattttctaagtggataatatgattcttatccatattcgacccatttttaaaaagtttatttaacccatttttaaatggataatatggatgtataactgttttcttttaaacATTTTGCCATATCATCTTACATGTCATTTTCTTCTGCTGTAGGTACATTGTGCTTCGCATCAGGTAAACCTGCTAAGAAGTGGACATACTGGGGCCGCAGCTATTGATGTTCCATTTTGAAGCTTTTCTACCTTTCTCCCTTTTTTTATTTGAGAGTAAAATTCATATTTGATAATTATACAAGGAAATTACATTCTTAAAGAAGTGATTTTGATTTGAGTTCCAAGATTTGGTGAAGTTACTAAACAGATTTTGAGTTCCTAACTTGTGCGCAATGCTGGATAACTCAGCCATTTTAATATTCTAGTACTCCATTAATTTATTGTTTCTTAACCTATGTGTATGTTTTTCCTGCCGCAGCAACTTTAGTTGATTTCAGAGTATTCGTTTTGATTTGCTCGAAAATTGAAAAGGACTTGCCTGATTTCCAATTTGGCCATTCATAAAAATTTCCAGCATTTGTATACACTTTTGTCATAATTTGTTTTCCCACGGTACAACAATCCGCTATCTAACCCTTCGGGGTTGCccagttggtttggtttggtttggagGGCGGTCATTCATTAGGATGACCTAGGATCGATTTCCCCCCCTCAATGCTTTCTGGGTTGAGCTTGTCGCACAGGGCTTGCCTAGTGCGGTTTACATCCCTGTGTGGTTTGCAAGCTATTATACGGGGAGGTTTATCCAGAGTGCTCACCCAAAGGGCAGAGACAGAGATCGCGCCTGTTCGAGATAAAGTGAAGTGCAGAATGCTTGTCAACTAGATATCCTAAGTATATTAAAAGTGTGCAAATGATGGGTTTTAGTAGTTTATGGCAAACAATACTAGTACTTTCCTGGTTTTAAGTTGAAGATCAACTAAACCAGAACGAAGTTATTCAGTTATTACAATTTTACTACAAGGATGGGAGCCCCATTTCTATATCTTCCTCGTGACAATTATAGAATAACACAATTTCACGATTATAGATATTATGAATTTCATTAAATTATCCACAAACAATAAGAGTATAGTGTGTTATAAATTAATGGGTTCTGCATATGGTAATATAACAGTTAATATAACTAGGTATGTCCCATCGTCATAACTATCTTGGCATCAATAAAAAGAGATGGTAATAAACATGTAAAATCATAGAAATAATATCAttgatacacacacacacactaatcATTCATGGGTGGCTTTCTCCTTCTGCACACCACAAAGATAAAATTACTAAGCAAACTTCCTAACTAAAATCACCCAAACTCCATATTACAGAAATCCCAACAAAGTAAAGGAAATTGGTGGAAGAACCCAAAAAATCCATCTTTCACCATTAAAATTACAATAAAAAAATTGGAGTAATTAAGTTGGTTTCATATTCTGAAACATTGCATCCCACCTGATCTCTTCAACTGCAGAGGATGTCCAATAATCTGCCCCCACCTTTTCATCAGCAGGGAAATCATCATACAACATCGGACTTGAAAAACTGTTCATTCTTAAATCAGACATGAAAATGGGACTCCCATTTGTTAGCAACAACGTTGTTTGTTTAGCTGCAGCCACTCTCTTGTTCCTCTTCAACATAGCATTTTTCCATCTTGAACTGCAATTTCTTTTTGGGACTAAAGCAAGAGCTAATTCCTCTTTATGACCCAAATTCCTTATATACTTGGAAAAACGCCTCTTTGTACGGTTAATCAGTTGGAGAAATCTTGACATAGAATTTGGAATAGCTCCTCTTTCTTTCTTGGCAAGTTTAAGAATTTCTAGCCTGTGTTTGCCTATAGAAATGCCTATGCTTTGTAGAAATTCATGGTTGAAGTAAGTGATGTCTTCGTATTCGAGCTCGTTGTGAGCAAAAGCTAGGCCATATTCATAAACTAGAGAGGGCTCTAGCCCTGTTTTGCATAGCCAAGAATACCAGTCCATGGCCTTTTTTTTGGCTTTGATTTTAGGTGTGTGCTTGAATTGAAAATGAAGGTTACTGCAGTTATTTATAATAAAGTTGGAGAGAGATTGGTCCAACGGTAAATGAAGTGAGCAGAATTATGAAACACCACGGTATCAAATCCTCGTAGAGATTAAAAAAATTATGTAATTTTTTCTATTTGCCTAAATATTGATGGGTTGCTCCAGTgataagcaacctccacttccaaccaagagattgtgagttcgagtcatcccaagagcaatGTGGGGAGTTCTCGGAGGgatggagccgagggtctatcggaaacagtctctctattccatggtaggggtaaggtctgcgtacacactatccttcacagaccctactagtgggattatactgggttgttgttgttgttattgttgctccTAAATATTGATGAATAGAATTAGCCAATATACTCCTTCCGTTTTAGGTTATCTGAAcctatttaaaaaagaaaaaaaaacttttaaacttgtggtgtaaaataagaCACATATATTTTTTGTAGTTATAAATTCTTGCACAAAGGTAAATTTATTTCAAATATGAAAAGAGACCTTTCTTTTTGGcacgaattaaaaaaaaaaaattcacataaCTTGAAATTAAGGTTAATTAAAAATAGTCAAGGTGCCTccatagttaaaaaaaaaaaataaatgaagttggatttggagacattattgaaaagaaaagtttaaaggcttaaagaGTGGTGAATTTTGGTTGCTGAGATACTGGATTTCACTTTTTATTCAGTGTGTAGCTTTGCTTTAATAGGTGGTAGTTGAAACTTGAGAGTGactaaaagaaaaagataagggGGTGTGCATTTGTTTTTTGTGGGAACATTCACTCTTCTAGCCCATGTTCCATCCAAGAATTGGCCAAAATGTGAATTAGGACTCTTCCAAAAGAGTGTGAAATAAGAAATCTTGGAATTTTATTGCCCATCAATCACGGCTACGAAAAGTCTTTAGTCTATGGGGCCATTCTCACCCCCGTCCCCCAACTAGGCCTACCCTGGTTAATCacttcaagtttcaaccaaaacTTTTTTTTAATACAGTAATTGCAAAGGAAACCTAAAACGTCCAATTTTACTTGtccaatatattaaaaatatatttttacttttacttgtcaattatactaaattaaaagaaaaataatttatttttcttattttacccttatcattaatCACTCATTCCTTGAATATTATTTCAAGATTTTTGAAAATGCTATCATTATTAtgggtaaaattataaaatagATACTTCATTTATATTTTTTCGTAAAAGAAATGTAAAATTAAAAATGGATAACTAAAAATGAATTGGGGGAAGTTTTATTGTTGCAAGACCTTTTCATTCGCCTCTTAATTAGTCAACTTTAATTACAAACTAAAACAATTAAGTTGACTTGATTTTAATTTGCAAATAAGTGTTTCGCTGGCTCTTATTAGTTTCCAATGTAATACTATTAAACCCACATAATACTCATCGATTAAGTTGAGTTGTCATTATCTATGGTGTAACCAGTTCTATATGTCTTCTTCATTTTCTATGTTTGTTTTTCGTTTGGTTtgcttttcaaaataaaaaaccaaaaaaaactgTTTGGTGCACAAAGTATTTCTTGTTTATGCAGGGTCCGAAAAAGGGCCGCACCAATTGATGTAGTCAATCTACCTTGATGCAAGTATCAATAGTTAATTCCACGGCTCGAAtctgtgacctataggtcacacagaAACAACTTTACCTTTCCTCCAAGGTTCCCCTTCTTTAAAATCAGAAACGACGaaagaattttaaaaaagaatattGGGATTTAATTACATTTTAAACTAAGTTTCTCCAAAGTGGAATGGGTGATGTTCCTTAAGTTCTTGATATATTGTCACCAAAAGTTATGATGAGATGATAAGTAATTTTTTATCCTTGACCAGAGATCTCGGGTTCAAGTTCTCGGAATAGAGTCGCTTTTCGCAGGAAGTGCTTTGACTCAAAGTGAAATTTTCTAACGCGATTCTGAATTAATCAGATCTCAAAAGCGGATATCAGATGCCACATGGGAAACAAAGAAAAGAGATGCTACTGTTCCTATCATGTGAATTCTTGAAAGATTCCAATAGGAGGATACATAGTTTACCCATCAACCTTGTAACGAAATCTTTGTTATACACTCTTCCTTCACGGAAATTTTTTTACATACTCAGTCTTTTAAAAGTGTGTCTAAAATACACTACTTTTGACCAAATAGCACTTGCGTGTTTacacacaaaaaaaataaatacgTGAAGCCCGTAAAAAATCCTATTTTTTGTCTCCCTTCCCCACAGGAAGCCCTCCCCCTCCGGTCTTCTTCCCTAGACCACCCCCCATCTTCTTCCCCAAATAGAATTTTTGAAAGAACATAAAATTTTACATCTAAAATTAAGCGATTTTTGTTGGTCTATTGTCTATATATTGTGAaaatcataaaatttttaatagATTTAAAGGCTTTAACAATAGTATTGAAGGTTTGGTAAAAAAATCTAGAATCTACCATTATTGGGGTATCGAAAAAAGCTTGTAAATTCAATTGGGTTTTGTTGATTATTGGGTTGTTGAACTCAATTTGTTGCTCGATTATTTTCGGCTAGTTATTTAGAAAGTGTGGTTgaattttagtgttgttggaaACTTTCTCACACAAATAATTACGGTGACAACAACAATGATGCTTAAGATAGAAAATGGGAAGATAAAAAAGATGAATTTTAATTGTAATTTTtaatatctttttttctttttaaggcCAATAAAATTAGGGTGTGACTTTCATGTTATTTGATAAATTAGTGAAGCACAAAAGTAAACTATGTATTTTGGCATTCCAATAAAAAACTATGCTTTTCAAAATGTAACCATGTCAATAATTTTGCAATGTGTTTGTGTGCATGAATGCCTCTCCGTTCTCACCCTCATTATTTTAGATTTGGAAGTTTGAGAATAAAACTCATGGGCCCGGCAAGAACTGGAATCAACTACTGTTATCCATGTGAAAAGCAATGGTAGGATTGTCCTTCAATTTGGAGTTTTTGTTACAAACAAAAGCTTGTGTCTCCTAATCTATTACATCTTGCCTTAATATGCTCAATGGCCCATTTCGGAAGATAGTCATTCTCGGGAGAGGTATTTAACCGTTACttattttgtcctaaaattttaaactaaaaattttaatttcaagaCAATTCAGGATACTTTTATTCGAAAAAATTGAACTGAAAAATTGAAATTCAGGACACACTAGTTAATCCTCAATAGCAATCCCTTAGAGTAGCTACATGATGTCATTTCTACGATATTTTCCTGTTTTATCTTTTCATAAAATTTGAGTGGACAGACGGCATATCCCGAATTTGAACCGGAAACATAAAGCAATTTTTGAACACTTTTGTCAATAtatgattttttttatatattaaggGGATTCAACAATTCATGCCTATAAAAAAAATTGTTTAAATACTATTTGCATAGTATAATTTTCAAACGAAGGAAATTTAGTTTAGCACCTTTCATTACATGTAGCTCCACAGCTAGATGCATTGTTGATCAGGAAATTAAGAAGGCCAAGAATGTTTTTTCCTCCTTTtcagtttaaaaaaaaaatgtaaaacaacCATAATGATTACTTTTTCTGACGTCCATTAAGGTTTATCATAATCAAGAGCGAATGGCCTTACTATTGAAAATAATCAGCCCTCACACCTACTTTAATCAGGTTTAACTGAAAATTAAGTAAAGATCTTAGAGTATGATGACTGGAACCTTGTTTATGCGTGCGCCCTAAATTATCAGAATTGCAGTCCAATTAACAACGTTGTTTACCcgaaaacggatagagttaaatttatacgtagttctaaggatacacgATATAACTTAGTACAAATCGGaaaaataagtaaagatatatCGAATATTAACTGTAAAAAagaatgaatacaaacccaaattgaatAGAGAATGATTGATAAaagaacaagatgaatcaatatcaaagcTCAAAAAGGGATAATACTTGCTAGAGGTTATGTAAATCTCAATAAAATCTAAATGTGAGAATGTATATTGTATCCATGTATGTCAATCAATGGCTATTACAAACGGtagccactcttaatatagtggaggaatcctatTTTGAAtagaattaaaaatacataatgaGGATcctatgatagattaattaattgacttttccttgattcaagccgtgatttcaaccgagattctctccccaaatgcggCTATAACGCCTTTTTTGTTCCTTGGCTCGATTTTGATCTTGGTCGGTCGGTATTGATCGGTTTCTGggtctcgatctcgatcttgactcgatctcggtattgatcggtctctaggtCTCGAGCTTGACCTTGACTCGATCTCGGTACTGATCGGTCTCAGCGTCTCGAGCTCGACCTTCCAATCTTCACATCACAGCTCGATATTAAAATGAcgaacctcggtccatcatgctccaatcttgattagtcatacgaagggcaaactcgattttgatcgtgtacagatagtcccctcatttttcggaaagAAGGTGACGAgtaacgatatgatttttcaacctccGACTAGATGACGTCTGCGACGAGCCCGATTGTGACGTATGTgacaaacgtcccgtcggtccagttaccaaggtattaaatgcgcatcagtcgatggtcggccactgccaattttgaaccgtcactgtgaaatctataaataatCCCCTTCTTaattatttcaaacttttaccttcaaatctttttcattccaatcttCATAGTTCTTCGCCTTCCCCAAAGCTCTATATTTCCAGGTTTTggaatttctttgcttgttcttctcaaaacaccaaatacttcaaaCTCCCTTCTTCTTTGTTCACAAAAATTTAGAtggcaaaaatatttaaaatcgtTCCGCAGAAAGAGATTGCATCCTCATCTCGGTCGGCGGACGAGAAAacagtggtggagccacgccttgaAGAACTTGTTCCCGGGGGGTGCGTTATTGATTCCAATTTTAAGGTCAAGAAACCCTTATCGGTTGTTGGTCGATACGAGCCAGTATCGAGATATATGTGCTCCATACCAAAAAGTCTTCTTGACCTGGTGAAAAAAGACTGTAATTGGGAAAATAAAGAGGTTGCGATACCAGCACCGGAGGaggcgatcactacccacgtggaagggtacctgagtgtttacacttatcctttcacgctgggtccTCTCGATTCAGTCATCGTCGATTtttgcaagaaataccaggtgaccctcggtcaaattcacccttatttttgGAGGATTGTGATACTGCTttgtttctttgtgagcaaaatcgatgggcttcccttcaccctcgaccGCCTCGTAAGATTATATATCCCTCGTCTTTATCGAGGTGGGCTGCTAAAGCTTCAACGCCAGGCTACCAAGGCGTTcacctcgagcatagatgaagacaaagatcggggttggatgagccggttcgttcgagtgaagacctcggacctaATCCCGACTGAGAGTAtgtcatttcccgagaaatggaatatgaaccgtAAGTATGATCccgtttttagtttttgttgtttttactttttcatcttttcttattAATATTTTTCTTGACGCAGCAGTTACTTAGATGCCGGGTGCAGTTCCCCACCTCGAGAACTGGGTCAGGAGCCTGATTTTGACATCAACATACGCCGAGCGCgcgtggcgtgatttgtcaaagggtcggtgtgaggctcgtactcatggtaagccttcttTTCGGTTTTACCGATTTTGCCTATCGTTCAAGCATTGTTTCTCAAGTATGATTTTATttactttctccttttgtaggtctcGGAAAGGATGCGGTTATGAGACCCTCTCCCGGAGATGAAGAGGCTATACCGCCTATCTCGAAACCGACGTTAGAggttaagagaaaaagggcctcgaaCCCCGAGGGTCAAAAATTCAAGAAGAGAGTGGCCCGTAAACCCAAAGGGAACACAATCCCAATGACTATGGAGTCAGTCTTG
Encoded proteins:
- the LOC104104852 gene encoding uncharacterized protein; the encoded protein is MDWYSWLCKTGLEPSLVYEYGLAFAHNELEYEDITYFNHEFLQSIGISIGKHRLEILKLAKKERGAIPNSMSRFLQLINRTKRRFSKYIRNLGHKEELALALVPKRNCSSRWKNAMLKRNKRVAAAKQTTLLLTNGSPIFMSDLRMNSFSSPMLYDDFPADEKVGADYWTSSAVEEIRWDAMFQNMKPT